From Topomyia yanbarensis strain Yona2022 chromosome 1, ASM3024719v1, whole genome shotgun sequence, one genomic window encodes:
- the LOC131682465 gene encoding uncharacterized protein LOC131682465 isoform X1, translating to MGGKYIPVATKKLRVAANSKNLEFLTNPVQVSETKCFQNITILLSYLTLNSQVKEKNTLPIKTEMKDQTKERNRSSRLLKNSVRGPNKAIDSKYLEDSTDGELMMPINTPRKTKSQSVNTRLSKRNNQKSAASPGPKNYSISGPAYSDEAKSSVLGSLELYKVSPSKDNNVLDVQMEFFQDWEEPEWLDCSKPGPSSNSARMSIFEQIEGTGKQEMAAGRNTSNKVKRTYLAKRVGKENTMGNDVLDGILSQDECGENRDTPTAEINECTCGQQSAIEQLQSDNSAMKKQIQRLKQALREATNRCFKLTDTLNSKVFGDPHKEIFTEVEGYPSREQLIAFSDQGIKSDYTFVRLLMEELWPNGYVNRSVSGRSSNNPLGRPRRVAVNNPSVELPTNTVKRVPLEPEKVKYIRDRLLEHRIYRGDSPAAANIWADESSSIMRRILAYYGKK from the exons ATGGGAGGAAAATATATTCCGGTCGCGACAAAAAAGCTTCGTGTAGCAGCCAACAGTAAGAATTTGGAATTCTTGACAAATCCGGTGCAGGTAAGTGAAACaaaatgtttccaaaatatcACAATCTTACTCTCATACCTTACTCTGAATTCGCAGGTGAAAGAGAAAAACACACTACCAATTAAAACGGAAATGAAGGATCAAACGAAGGAACGAAATAGGAGCAGCCGTCTGCTAAAAAATTCAGTAAGAGGACCGAATAAAGCGATCGATTCAAAATAC CTCGAAGATTCCACTGATGGTGAGTTAATGATGCCAAtaaacactccgcgaaagaCCAAGAGCCAATCAGTGAACACCCGTTTGTCGAAAAGGAATAATCAAAAGTCAGCGGCATCGCCTGGTCCGAAAAACTACTCCATTTCAGGTCCTGCATATTCCGATGAG GCTAAATCATCCGTGCTGGGCTCCCTCGAACTGTACAAGGTCAGTCCGTCAAAAGACAATAATGTATTGGATGTACAGATGGAGTTTTTCCAGGACTGGGAGGAACCTGAATGGTTAGACTGCAGTAAACCAGGACCATCGAGTAATTCTGCACGCATGTCGATCTTCGAGCAGATCGAAGGTACTGGGAAGCAAGAGATGGCTGCTGGTCGTAACACCAGTAATAAAGTTAAGCGAACATATTTGGCTAAGCGAGTGGGAAAGGAAAACACAATGGGAAATGATGTTTTAGACGGGATCCTATCTCAGGATGAATGTGGTGAAAACCGTGACACACCAACTGCGGAAATTAATG agtGCACATGTGGACAACAATCGGCTATCGAGCAGTTGCAGAGTGATAATTCCGCGATGAAAAAACAAATTCAGCGACTCAAGCAAGCGTTGCGCGAGGCAACAAACAGATGTTTTAAATTAACGGATACATTGAACTCTAAGGTGTTTGGGGACCCTCATAAAGAGATTTTTACTGAGGTAGAAGGATACCCGAGTCGCGAGCAACTCATTGCCTTCTCTGATCAAGGAATTAAAAGCGATTACACATTTGTTCGGCTATTGATGGAAGAATTGTGGCCAAACGGCTACGTGAACCGATCGGTAAGTGGAAGATCTTCTAACAATCCACTTGGAAGACCACGACGTGTGGCGGTAAATAATCCTTCGGTCGAACTACCAACTAACACTGTAAAACGTGTTCCACTGGAACCGGAAAAAGTGAAATATATACGAG ATCGTTTGTTGGAACACCGCATTTATCGGGGAGACTCACCGGCTGCAGCAAATATTTGGGCCGACGAATCTTCAAGCATCATGAGACGAATCCTGGCATATTATGGAAAGAAATGA
- the LOC131682465 gene encoding uncharacterized protein LOC131682465 isoform X3: protein MGGKYIPVATKKLRVAANSKNLEFLTNPVQVKEKNTLPIKTEMKDQTKERNRSSRLLKNSVRGPNKAIDSKYLEDSTDGELMMPINTPRKTKSQSVNTRLSKRNNQKSAASPGPKNYSISGPAYSDEAKSSVLGSLELYKVSPSKDNNVLDVQMEFFQDWEEPEWLDCSKPGPSSNSARMSIFEQIEGTGKQEMAAGRNTSNKVKRTYLAKRVGKENTMGNDVLDGILSQDECGENRDTPTAEINECTCGQQSAIEQLQSDNSAMKKQIQRLKQALREATNRCFKLTDTLNSKVFGDPHKEIFTEVEGYPSREQLIAFSDQGIKSDYTFVRLLMEELWPNGYVNRSVSGRSSNNPLGRPRRVAVNNPSVELPTNTVKRVPLEPEKVKYIRDRLLEHRIYRGDSPAAANIWADESSSIMRRILAYYGKK from the exons ATGGGAGGAAAATATATTCCGGTCGCGACAAAAAAGCTTCGTGTAGCAGCCAACAGTAAGAATTTGGAATTCTTGACAAATCCGGTGCAG GTGAAAGAGAAAAACACACTACCAATTAAAACGGAAATGAAGGATCAAACGAAGGAACGAAATAGGAGCAGCCGTCTGCTAAAAAATTCAGTAAGAGGACCGAATAAAGCGATCGATTCAAAATAC CTCGAAGATTCCACTGATGGTGAGTTAATGATGCCAAtaaacactccgcgaaagaCCAAGAGCCAATCAGTGAACACCCGTTTGTCGAAAAGGAATAATCAAAAGTCAGCGGCATCGCCTGGTCCGAAAAACTACTCCATTTCAGGTCCTGCATATTCCGATGAG GCTAAATCATCCGTGCTGGGCTCCCTCGAACTGTACAAGGTCAGTCCGTCAAAAGACAATAATGTATTGGATGTACAGATGGAGTTTTTCCAGGACTGGGAGGAACCTGAATGGTTAGACTGCAGTAAACCAGGACCATCGAGTAATTCTGCACGCATGTCGATCTTCGAGCAGATCGAAGGTACTGGGAAGCAAGAGATGGCTGCTGGTCGTAACACCAGTAATAAAGTTAAGCGAACATATTTGGCTAAGCGAGTGGGAAAGGAAAACACAATGGGAAATGATGTTTTAGACGGGATCCTATCTCAGGATGAATGTGGTGAAAACCGTGACACACCAACTGCGGAAATTAATG agtGCACATGTGGACAACAATCGGCTATCGAGCAGTTGCAGAGTGATAATTCCGCGATGAAAAAACAAATTCAGCGACTCAAGCAAGCGTTGCGCGAGGCAACAAACAGATGTTTTAAATTAACGGATACATTGAACTCTAAGGTGTTTGGGGACCCTCATAAAGAGATTTTTACTGAGGTAGAAGGATACCCGAGTCGCGAGCAACTCATTGCCTTCTCTGATCAAGGAATTAAAAGCGATTACACATTTGTTCGGCTATTGATGGAAGAATTGTGGCCAAACGGCTACGTGAACCGATCGGTAAGTGGAAGATCTTCTAACAATCCACTTGGAAGACCACGACGTGTGGCGGTAAATAATCCTTCGGTCGAACTACCAACTAACACTGTAAAACGTGTTCCACTGGAACCGGAAAAAGTGAAATATATACGAG ATCGTTTGTTGGAACACCGCATTTATCGGGGAGACTCACCGGCTGCAGCAAATATTTGGGCCGACGAATCTTCAAGCATCATGAGACGAATCCTGGCATATTATGGAAAGAAATGA
- the LOC131682465 gene encoding uncharacterized protein LOC131682465 isoform X2: MGGKYIPVATKKLRVAANSKNLEFLTNPVQVSETKCFQNITILLSYLTLNSQVKEKNTLPIKTEMKDQTKERNRSSRLLKNSVRGPNKAIDSKYLEDSTDGELMMPINTPRKTKSQSVNTRLSKRNNQKSAASPGPKNYSISGPAYSDEAKSSVLGSLELYKDWEEPEWLDCSKPGPSSNSARMSIFEQIEGTGKQEMAAGRNTSNKVKRTYLAKRVGKENTMGNDVLDGILSQDECGENRDTPTAEINECTCGQQSAIEQLQSDNSAMKKQIQRLKQALREATNRCFKLTDTLNSKVFGDPHKEIFTEVEGYPSREQLIAFSDQGIKSDYTFVRLLMEELWPNGYVNRSVSGRSSNNPLGRPRRVAVNNPSVELPTNTVKRVPLEPEKVKYIRDRLLEHRIYRGDSPAAANIWADESSSIMRRILAYYGKK, from the exons ATGGGAGGAAAATATATTCCGGTCGCGACAAAAAAGCTTCGTGTAGCAGCCAACAGTAAGAATTTGGAATTCTTGACAAATCCGGTGCAGGTAAGTGAAACaaaatgtttccaaaatatcACAATCTTACTCTCATACCTTACTCTGAATTCGCAGGTGAAAGAGAAAAACACACTACCAATTAAAACGGAAATGAAGGATCAAACGAAGGAACGAAATAGGAGCAGCCGTCTGCTAAAAAATTCAGTAAGAGGACCGAATAAAGCGATCGATTCAAAATAC CTCGAAGATTCCACTGATGGTGAGTTAATGATGCCAAtaaacactccgcgaaagaCCAAGAGCCAATCAGTGAACACCCGTTTGTCGAAAAGGAATAATCAAAAGTCAGCGGCATCGCCTGGTCCGAAAAACTACTCCATTTCAGGTCCTGCATATTCCGATGAG GCTAAATCATCCGTGCTGGGCTCCCTCGAACTGTACAAG GACTGGGAGGAACCTGAATGGTTAGACTGCAGTAAACCAGGACCATCGAGTAATTCTGCACGCATGTCGATCTTCGAGCAGATCGAAGGTACTGGGAAGCAAGAGATGGCTGCTGGTCGTAACACCAGTAATAAAGTTAAGCGAACATATTTGGCTAAGCGAGTGGGAAAGGAAAACACAATGGGAAATGATGTTTTAGACGGGATCCTATCTCAGGATGAATGTGGTGAAAACCGTGACACACCAACTGCGGAAATTAATG agtGCACATGTGGACAACAATCGGCTATCGAGCAGTTGCAGAGTGATAATTCCGCGATGAAAAAACAAATTCAGCGACTCAAGCAAGCGTTGCGCGAGGCAACAAACAGATGTTTTAAATTAACGGATACATTGAACTCTAAGGTGTTTGGGGACCCTCATAAAGAGATTTTTACTGAGGTAGAAGGATACCCGAGTCGCGAGCAACTCATTGCCTTCTCTGATCAAGGAATTAAAAGCGATTACACATTTGTTCGGCTATTGATGGAAGAATTGTGGCCAAACGGCTACGTGAACCGATCGGTAAGTGGAAGATCTTCTAACAATCCACTTGGAAGACCACGACGTGTGGCGGTAAATAATCCTTCGGTCGAACTACCAACTAACACTGTAAAACGTGTTCCACTGGAACCGGAAAAAGTGAAATATATACGAG ATCGTTTGTTGGAACACCGCATTTATCGGGGAGACTCACCGGCTGCAGCAAATATTTGGGCCGACGAATCTTCAAGCATCATGAGACGAATCCTGGCATATTATGGAAAGAAATGA